In the genome of Vicia villosa cultivar HV-30 ecotype Madison, WI linkage group LG7, Vvil1.0, whole genome shotgun sequence, one region contains:
- the LOC131617409 gene encoding uncharacterized protein LOC131617409, with amino-acid sequence MEGDGDTSVGNRKRKRGSLKTKLLVNEKVELRSLEDGFLGSWHPGKIIRRARTKRYVKYENILNDDESDYIVDVVSVSNVLDGVVDSSSASDCGYSYRRGLIRPVPPSIELERMDLPFGFCVDVNYQDAWWEGVIFDRCNGMEERSIFFPDLGDEMKVGVTQLRITQDWDESTENWLPRGKWVFLELFEECERVSYVAISVKQIWYDVRMRKDYAETIREWTCNVKELWKDLVVEVIGEYYTITLNEVRPALNLPKNLLEGGSSEPTDNVHIEANHGNASGSDVGTSDRHKENGDSSNLMDTDQNCGGTSIFPLVDGDCEKQIILHEEIESDKDRIRRHSKSIIWQPLRLSEVEFCPEVVHEYALGCRSKTVRETLKTKVRKHLAFLGWTIEWTENSCRQNRRYRYISPDKRDRKCYTSIFQVTQVLQKYPNMNSKLPQIDRNLSHLASDPPRMNNDLDVCPPTTEPSSVKVQLEPEFCPLAVVKYYLYTIERNSAEKREWKLKAKKHLLAEGWIFDYPTERRRAFVYNSPQNHCLRTLRGACRLYLKEKIPEWTDSDHVDGDALLLSVFQLLQEEPELQTIDDSPPTARRKRKGTRTSKSSAQKNLEKEVPNRKGASTSKASAEEDQEEEELTRVLRTSKRVQTVFGLSHQKPQNIVSWLIGCKIVLPRYKVYYWETEGRDSPTFEGRITLEGIKCTCCQNVFGLSGFANHAGGSSNRRPSACIFLKDGRSLLDCMREVMHDQRSRETKEKPCNNLFEGENDNICSVCNYGGELILCDQCPSSFHKKCLNLEGIPDGDWFCPSCRCGICGQNKIEETKDGDFLTCIQCEHKYHVECLRNRAKDNSRRYMKNWFCGEECERVYTGLQNLLGKPVLVGEDNLTWTLVKYVNSDSCSVGSAENDLVAESYSKLSVALSVMHECFEPLPNPFSSGDIVEDVIFNQRSELNRLNFQGFYTVLLERNEELISVATIRIFGDKIAEVPLVGTRFQYRRLGMCRVLMDELEKKLKHLGVERLVLPAVPGVLETWTNSFGFKQMSNFERSQFIDYSFLDFQGTTMCQKLLTRLPSPESGVTRDTTPKQQDLGFSVKCRINFEKASPGSEVDQAERTGKMDLQVWRPMPSS; translated from the exons ATGGAGGGTGACGGCGATACCAGTGTTGGAAATCGAAAACGGAAAAGAGGGTCGTTGAAAACAAAGCTCCTTGTTAATGAAAAAGTTGAG ctGAGGAGTTTGGAAGATGGTTTTCTGGGATCATGGCATCCGGGGAAAATTATCCGCCGCGCAAGGACGAAGCGCTAtgttaaatatgaaaatattcttAATGACGATGAATCAGATTACATTGTTGATGTTGTGAGTGTTTCTAATGTTTTGGATGGTGTTGTTGATTCTTCTTCTGCTTCAGATTGTGGTTACAGTTACAGACGTGGACTTATTAGACCAGTCCCGCCTTCGATTGAGTTAGAGAGAATGGATCTTCCATTCGGGTTTTGTGTTGATGTGAATTATCAGGATGCTTGGTGGGAAGGTGTGATATTCGATCGCTGCAATGGAATGGAGGAGAGGAGCATATTCTTCCCTGATTTAGGTGATGAAATGAAGGTTGGAGTTACGCAATTGAGAATTACTCAGGATTGGGATGAATCAACTGAGAATTGGTTACCAAGAGGGAAATGGGTGTTTCTTGAGTTGTTTGAGGAGTGTGAGAGGGTATCCTATGTTGCGATCTCGGTCAAACAGATTTGGTATGATGTTAGGATGAGAAAGGATTATGCTGAGACCATTCGAGAATGGACTTGTAATGTGAAGGAATTGTGGAAAGACCTTGTTGTGGAGGTGATTGGTGAGTACTATACCATCACGCTTAACGAAGTTCGCCCCGCCTTAAACCTTCCGAAGAATTTACTCGAAGGAGGGTCATCTGAACCAACTGATAATGTTCACATTGAAGCTAATCATGGTAATGCGTCTGGTTCTGATGTTGGAACATCTGATAGGCATAAGGAAAATGGTGATTCTTCAAACTTGATGGATACAGATCAAAACTGCGGTGGGACTAGCATCTTTCCTTTGGTGGATGGGGACTGTGAGAAGCAAATTATTTTACATGAAGAGATTGAATCAGATAAGGATCGAATACGGAGACATTCTAAGTCCATAATTTGGCAACCTCTGAGACTGTCTGAAGTTGAATTCTGTCCTGAAGTTGTTCATGAGTATGCACTTGGATGTAGGAGCAAGACGGTTCGGGAAACCTTGAAGACGAAAGTAAGGAAACATCTTGCATTTCTTGGTTGGACAATTGAGTGGACCGAAAACAGTTGTCGTCAAAATAGACGATACCGGTACATTTCACCAGATAAGCGTGACCGGAAATGTTACACTTCGATTTTTCAAGTTACTCAAGTTTTGCAAAAGTATCCCAACATGAACTCTAAGCTGCCCCAGATTGACAGAAATCTTTCACATCTGGCCTCTGATCCACCCCGAATGAACAATGATCTAGATGTTTGTCCTCCAACCACTGAGCCTTCTTCAGTTAAAGTTCAACTTGAACCAGAATTCTGTCCTCTAGCCGTCGTGAAATATTACTTGTACACAATAGAGAGAAACTCGGCTGAGAAGAGAGAGTGGAAATTAAAGGCGAAAAAACATCTGTTAGCAGAAGGATGGATCTTTGATTACCCAACTGAAAGAAGGAGGGCATTTGTGTACAATTCTCCACAAAATCATTGTTTACGCACACTTCGAGGTGCATGCAGGCTGTACCTAAAAGAAAAAATTCCTGAATGGACTGATTCAGATCATGTCGATGGTGATGCTCTATTGCTGAGTGTGTTCCAATTGCTTCAAGAAGAGCCTGAATTACAAACTATAGATGATTCACCACCAACTGCAAGGAGAAAACGTAAAGGCACCCGGACTTCAAAGAGTAGTGCACAAAAGAATCTAGAGAAGGAAGTACCTAACCGTAAAGGCGCAAGTACTTCAAAGGCTAGTGCAGAAGAGGATCAAGAGGAGGAAGAACTTACCCGGGTGCTAAGAACAAGCAAAAGGGTGCAGACGGTTTTTGGTTTGTCGCATCAAAAACCTCAAAATATTGTGTCTTGGTTAATAGGTTGCAAAATTGTGTTGCCAAGATACAAGGTCTATTACTGGGAAACAGAAGGCAGAGACTCACCTACGTTTGAGGGAAGGATTACTCTAGAAGGAATTAAGTGCACATGTTGTCAGAATGTATTTGGACTCAGCGGCTTTGCAAACCATGCTGGTGGAAGCAGTAACAGAAGGCCTTCAGCGTGTATCTTTTTGAAGGATGGAAGGTCACTGTTAGATTGCATGAGGGAAGTAATGCATGATCAAAGGTCAAGGGAAACCAAAGAGAAACCATGCAATAATCTGTTTGAAGGCGAAAATGACAACATTTGTTCTGTTTGTAACTACGGGGGTGAACTTATTTTATGCGACCAATGCCCATCGTCGTTTCATAAGAAATGTCTTAATTTGGAG GGCATCCCTGATGGTGATTGGTTTTGTCCATCATGCCGTTGTGGGATTTGCGGCCAAAACAAAATTGAAGAGACAAAAGATGGAGATTTTCTTACTTGCATTCAGTGTGAACATAAAT ATCATGTTGAGTGCCTCAGAAATAGAGCAAAAGATAACTCGAGACGATATATGAAAAATTGGTTCTGCGGAGAAGAATGTGAAAGG GTCTACACAGGGCTCCAAAATCTATTGGGAAAGCCGGTTTTAGTGGGCGAGGACAATCTAACTTGGACATTGGTGAAGTATGTCAACTCTGATAGTTGTAGTGTTGGCAGTGCTGAAAATGATCTAGTGGCAGAGAGTTACAGCAAACTCAGCGTTGCACTTTCGGTGATGCATGAATGTTTTGAACCCTTACCTAACCCATTCTCTAGCGGAGATATCGTGGAAGACGTTATATTTAACCAAAG GTCGGAGCTCAACAGACTAAACTTCCAGGGTTTCTATACCGTACTTCTAGAGAGGAATGAAGAACTAATCAGTGTGGCTACTATAAG GATATTTGGAGACAAGATAGCTGAAGTTCCTCTAGTCGGTACCAGATTTCAGTATAGACGACTTGGAATGTGTCGTGTTTTAATGGATGAGCTTGAAAAG AAGCTAAAGCATCTGGGAGTGGAGAGACTAGTCTTACCAGCTGTTCCTGGTGTACTAGAAACATGGACCAATTCTTTTGGTTTCAAGCAGATGAGTAATTTCGAGAGATCGCAGTTTATAGACTATTCTTTCCTAGACTTTCAGGGAACTACCATGTGCCAGAAACTGTTAACAAGACTTCCATCTCCTGAATCGGGCGTAACAAGAG ACACTACTCCGAAACAACAAGACCTTGGATTCTCAGTTAAATGCAGAATTAATTTTGAAAAAGCTAGTCCAGGATCAGAAGTGGATCAAGCAGAAAGGACTGGAAAAATGGATTTACAAGTTTGGAGACCTATGCCTAGTTCCTAa